Proteins encoded together in one Schumannella luteola window:
- a CDS encoding GNAT family N-acetyltransferase, whose protein sequence is MSADLAITIAPADPARDAALVQGWLAHPNSAFWGMGDLDVAQVAAYLREVVAHPDQDSWIGTVDGAPAFLIETYDPARVLLVGLHDAEPGDLGMHILIASPTPGAPVRHGFTDAVFAEVVRWCFAERDAERVVVEPDVRNARILAKNAAAGFRPVGEIDVPEGEHVKRALLSVASRADFAASRLGASVGFATEVAR, encoded by the coding sequence ATGAGCGCCGACCTCGCGATCACGATCGCGCCCGCCGACCCCGCGCGCGACGCCGCCCTCGTGCAGGGCTGGCTCGCGCATCCGAACTCCGCGTTCTGGGGCATGGGCGACCTCGACGTCGCGCAGGTCGCGGCGTACCTCCGCGAGGTCGTCGCGCATCCGGATCAGGACTCGTGGATCGGCACGGTCGACGGCGCTCCCGCCTTCCTGATCGAGACCTACGACCCCGCGCGCGTGCTGCTCGTCGGGCTGCACGACGCCGAACCCGGGGATCTCGGGATGCACATCCTCATCGCTTCCCCGACGCCGGGCGCGCCAGTGCGGCACGGCTTCACCGACGCCGTCTTCGCCGAGGTCGTGCGCTGGTGCTTCGCCGAGCGCGACGCCGAGCGCGTCGTGGTCGAGCCGGATGTGCGCAACGCGCGCATCCTCGCCAAGAACGCGGCGGCCGGATTCCGCCCCGTCGGCGAGATCGACGTGCCCGAGGGCGAGCACGTGAAGCGGGCGCTGCTCAGTGTCGCGTCGCGGGCCGACTTCGCGGCGTCGCGACTCGGGGCGAGCGTCGGGTTCGCCACGGAGGTCGCCCGATGA
- the recQ gene encoding DNA helicase RecQ: MTIAAGTAPLEVLERVFGYDEFRGQQAAIIDRLVGGGDALVLMPTGGGKSLCYQIPSLVRQGTGVVISPLIALMQDQVDALTAVGVRAEFLNSTQLPDERRRVEQALLAGEVDLLYLAPERLRMESMLGLLDRLDIALFAIDEAHCVSQWGHDFRPDYLQLSVLHERWPAVPRIALTATATEQTRHEIAQRLDLGEAEWFVSSFDRPNIQYRIEAKDRPVQQLLKLIRSEHPGDAGIVYCLSRKSVESTAAALVAEGIPALPYHAGLDASVRQRNQARFLREDGLVMVATIAFGMGIDKPDVRFVAHLDLPKSVEGYYQETGRAGRDGLKSTAWLAYGLQDVMQQRRMIDDSEGDRAHRRRMQAHLDAMLALCETIDCRRVQLLDYFDEKTQPCGNCDTCLAPPESWDGTVAAQKLLSTVVRLDRERGQKFGAGQIIDILLGKSTDRVRQQRHDELKTFGIGTELSDTEWRGVVRQLLARDILVVQGEYGTLAIGDSARGVLDGSETVRLRREAPKAARGRGGAGAGGSGSRRGQVQELPEGARDLFETLREWRATTARAQGVPAYVVFNDATLRGIALIKPTSRDELGEISGVGEKKLDTYAEAVLAVVAGDPVPEGAGVAPASSTAPAGATGSAGAAASAGSAGSVSTATRRAAPASRSTSRPSGGGRGSSRPSSAAPAFADQEPPPFFDEPPYDPEFDEPPFPDDGR, encoded by the coding sequence ATGACGATCGCCGCCGGAACCGCCCCCCTCGAGGTGCTCGAGCGGGTCTTCGGCTACGACGAGTTCCGCGGGCAGCAGGCCGCGATCATCGACCGGCTCGTGGGCGGCGGCGACGCGCTCGTGCTCATGCCCACGGGCGGCGGCAAGTCGCTCTGCTACCAGATCCCCTCGCTCGTCCGGCAGGGCACCGGCGTCGTCATCTCGCCGTTGATCGCCCTCATGCAAGACCAGGTGGATGCGCTCACCGCCGTCGGCGTGCGCGCCGAGTTCCTCAACTCGACCCAGCTGCCCGACGAGCGGCGCCGCGTCGAGCAGGCGCTGCTCGCCGGCGAGGTCGACCTGCTCTACCTCGCGCCCGAGCGGCTGCGCATGGAGTCGATGCTCGGGCTGCTCGACCGCCTCGACATCGCCCTCTTCGCGATCGACGAGGCCCACTGCGTGTCGCAGTGGGGCCACGACTTCCGGCCCGACTACCTGCAGCTCTCGGTGCTGCACGAGCGCTGGCCCGCCGTGCCGCGCATCGCGCTCACGGCGACCGCGACCGAGCAGACCCGACACGAGATCGCGCAGCGCCTCGACCTCGGCGAGGCCGAGTGGTTCGTGTCGAGCTTCGACCGGCCCAACATCCAGTACCGCATCGAGGCCAAGGATCGCCCGGTGCAGCAGCTGCTCAAGCTGATCCGCTCCGAGCACCCCGGCGACGCCGGCATCGTCTACTGCCTCTCGCGCAAGTCGGTCGAGTCGACCGCCGCCGCGCTCGTGGCCGAGGGCATCCCGGCGCTGCCGTATCACGCGGGTCTCGACGCGAGCGTGCGTCAGCGCAACCAGGCGCGCTTCCTGCGTGAAGACGGCCTGGTCATGGTCGCGACGATCGCCTTCGGCATGGGCATCGACAAGCCGGATGTGCGCTTCGTCGCCCACCTCGACCTGCCCAAGAGCGTCGAGGGGTACTACCAGGAGACCGGTCGTGCCGGTCGCGACGGGCTCAAGTCGACAGCGTGGCTCGCCTACGGCCTGCAGGACGTGATGCAGCAGCGCCGCATGATCGACGACAGCGAGGGCGACCGGGCGCACCGCCGCCGCATGCAGGCGCACCTGGATGCGATGCTTGCCCTCTGCGAGACGATCGACTGCCGTCGCGTGCAGCTGCTCGACTACTTCGACGAGAAGACCCAGCCCTGCGGCAACTGCGACACCTGCCTCGCCCCGCCGGAGTCGTGGGATGGCACGGTCGCCGCGCAGAAGCTGCTCTCGACCGTCGTGCGGCTCGACCGCGAGCGCGGCCAGAAGTTCGGCGCCGGGCAGATCATCGACATCCTGCTCGGCAAGAGCACCGACCGCGTGCGGCAGCAGCGGCACGACGAGCTGAAGACCTTCGGCATCGGCACCGAGCTGAGCGACACCGAGTGGCGCGGGGTCGTGCGCCAGCTGCTCGCCCGCGACATCCTCGTGGTGCAGGGCGAATACGGAACACTCGCGATCGGCGACAGCGCCCGCGGCGTGCTCGACGGCTCGGAGACCGTGCGGCTGCGGCGCGAGGCGCCGAAGGCCGCGCGGGGTCGCGGCGGCGCGGGAGCCGGCGGATCCGGGTCGCGGCGCGGCCAGGTGCAGGAGCTGCCCGAGGGCGCCCGCGACCTGTTCGAGACGCTGCGCGAGTGGCGCGCCACGACCGCCCGCGCTCAGGGCGTGCCCGCCTACGTCGTCTTCAACGACGCGACGCTGCGCGGCATCGCGCTCATCAAACCGACCTCGCGCGACGAGCTCGGCGAGATCAGCGGAGTCGGCGAGAAGAAGCTCGACACCTACGCGGAGGCGGTGCTCGCCGTCGTCGCCGGCGACCCGGTGCCCGAGGGTGCGGGTGTCGCGCCGGCGTCCTCGACTGCGCCGGCTGGCGCGACTGGCTCCGCTGGAGCGGCCGCGTCGGCCGGCTCGGCCGGATCCGTCTCGACGGCCACCCGTCGCGCTGCGCCCGCGTCGCGCTCGACCTCGCGCCCGAGCGGCGGCGGTCGTGGTTCGTCGCGCCCGAGTTCGGCGGCCCCCGCGTTCGCCGACCAGGAGCCGCCGCCCTTCTTCGACGAGCCGCCCTACGACCCCGAGTTCGACGAGCCGCCCTTCCCCGACGACGGCCGCTGA
- a CDS encoding IucA/IucC family protein, whose translation MTSADMAGFDLNPAAHLTPENAARAHRHLVAKAIAEFTHERLLAPTADGDAWRLDLEGVTYRFRAERTALEHWIIDEPTLTRELVNESAEQDEQDEPGELSQPAELDALQLILELQPLLDIPDALLATYLEELSSTLASAAFKLHRGTPSAGELAVADFQTIETSMTEGHPGFVANNGRIGFGLAEHAAFAPESARPIRLVWLAARRELSHLALGAGLGETGLIGTELEPTLLQRFSDRLASLGLDPADYRLLPVHPHQWEHRVAITFAADLARRDLVLLGRGDDEYTAQQSVRTLFNRTHPERHYVKTAIAVQNMGFLRGLSPAYMRVTPAINDWVAELVAGDDEFARNGFRVLRERASIGYTGDVYHRTAQPNPHRKMLAALWRESPMPLLRDGERVATLASLLHRDADAASVVTAMIRASGLPATVWTRALLQAYLRPLVHSLLAHDLAWMPHGENLILVLSQNVPTGVFMKDIGEEIALLAPRDVPEAVQRVLAPTDAQEAALAIFTDVFDGVLRHLAGILHVDGTLHEHVFWQLVAECVDRHAAEHPDLESAIDLRAERFAHSCLNRLQLRNTLQMVDLANQSQSLIMAGTMANPIARRSAASSAAGSSAVAGSSAAAGVDAGLVSVGSAGSESAPGSESDAAAV comes from the coding sequence ATGACCAGTGCAGACATGGCCGGATTCGACCTGAACCCCGCCGCGCACCTCACCCCCGAGAACGCGGCCCGCGCGCACCGACACCTCGTGGCGAAGGCGATCGCCGAGTTCACGCACGAGCGCCTGCTCGCGCCGACCGCCGACGGGGATGCCTGGCGCCTCGACCTCGAGGGCGTCACCTACCGCTTCCGCGCCGAGCGCACCGCGCTCGAGCACTGGATCATCGACGAGCCGACGCTGACCCGCGAGCTCGTGAACGAGTCAGCCGAGCAGGACGAACAGGACGAGCCGGGCGAGCTGAGCCAGCCCGCCGAGCTCGACGCCCTCCAGCTCATCCTCGAGCTGCAGCCGCTGCTCGACATCCCCGACGCCCTGCTCGCGACCTACCTCGAAGAGCTGTCGTCGACCCTCGCGAGCGCGGCCTTCAAGCTGCACCGCGGAACCCCGTCGGCGGGCGAGCTGGCGGTCGCCGACTTCCAGACTATCGAGACGTCGATGACCGAGGGGCATCCGGGATTCGTCGCGAACAACGGGCGCATCGGCTTCGGCCTGGCCGAGCACGCGGCCTTCGCGCCCGAGTCGGCCCGGCCCATCCGCCTCGTCTGGCTCGCCGCGCGGCGGGAGCTCAGCCACCTCGCGCTCGGCGCCGGGCTCGGCGAGACCGGGCTGATCGGCACCGAGCTCGAGCCGACGCTGCTGCAGCGCTTCTCCGACCGGCTCGCGAGCCTCGGGCTCGACCCGGCCGACTACCGCCTGCTGCCCGTGCACCCGCACCAGTGGGAGCACCGCGTCGCGATCACCTTCGCCGCCGACCTCGCCCGCCGTGACCTCGTGCTGCTCGGCCGCGGCGACGACGAGTACACGGCGCAGCAGTCGGTGCGCACCCTCTTCAACCGCACGCACCCCGAGCGGCACTACGTGAAGACCGCGATCGCGGTGCAGAACATGGGCTTCCTGCGCGGGCTCTCCCCCGCGTACATGCGCGTCACGCCGGCGATCAACGACTGGGTCGCCGAGCTTGTGGCAGGGGATGACGAGTTCGCGCGGAACGGCTTCCGGGTGCTGCGCGAGCGCGCATCCATCGGCTACACCGGCGACGTCTACCACCGCACCGCGCAGCCGAATCCGCACCGCAAGATGCTCGCCGCGCTCTGGCGCGAGAGCCCGATGCCGCTGCTGCGCGACGGCGAGCGGGTCGCGACTCTCGCCTCGCTGCTGCACCGGGATGCCGACGCCGCCTCGGTCGTGACGGCGATGATCCGCGCGTCCGGGCTGCCGGCGACGGTGTGGACGCGCGCGCTGCTGCAGGCGTACCTGCGCCCGCTCGTGCACAGCCTGCTCGCCCACGACCTGGCCTGGATGCCGCATGGCGAGAACCTCATCCTCGTGCTGTCGCAGAACGTGCCGACCGGCGTCTTCATGAAGGACATCGGCGAGGAGATCGCCCTGCTCGCCCCGCGCGACGTGCCCGAGGCGGTGCAGCGGGTGCTCGCGCCGACCGACGCGCAGGAGGCCGCGCTGGCGATCTTCACGGATGTCTTCGACGGGGTGCTGCGGCACCTGGCCGGCATCCTGCACGTCGACGGCACGCTGCACGAGCACGTGTTCTGGCAGCTCGTCGCGGAGTGCGTCGACCGGCACGCGGCCGAGCATCCCGACCTCGAGTCGGCGATCGACCTGCGCGCCGAGCGCTTCGCGCACTCGTGCCTCAACCGGCTGCAGCTGCGCAACACGCTGCAGATGGTCGACCTGGCGAACCAGTCGCAGTCGCTCATCATGGCCGGCACGATGGCGAACCCGATCGCGAGGCGGTCGGCGGCGAGCTCGGCGGCCGGTTCGTCGGCGGTGGCCGGTTCGTCGGCGGCGGCCGGGGTGGATGCGGGACTCGTCTCCGTCGGGTCGGCCGGGTCGGAATCCGCACCCGGCTCCGAGTCCGACGCCGCTGCGGTCTGA
- a CDS encoding pyridoxal phosphate-dependent decarboxylase family protein: MSHLLTSATADRYAEAVHDTIDAIATRLRGIRQPFSGASRDELQSLVDATDLDGDGVGTRAAMAEIDEVFAANAIWFHDPGYLAHLNCPVALPAVAAEAVLAAINSSVDTYDQSTIGTLMERRLIDWTAGRIGFGSAPARGTAAASGADGASETDAAPTPDGVFTSGGSQSNLQALLLARESTLARVQAAADAGDDTRRPALLGRMSILATENSHFSVQKSALLLGLADDAVVSVPTDAAGRLEPAALRASLAAVAAAGRIPMAVVATAGTTDRGTIDPLAEIADAARAVGAWMHVDAAYGCGLLVSHEHRQRLTGVERADSVTVDYHKSFFQPVSSSALIVRDGRELTRIAWHADYLNPLANAEPNQVDKSLQTTRRLDALKLWATLRALGADELGRMFDTTLATTQRVHARLADDEELRLLSPTQLSTVIFRWQPEGVTDAEADRLVPLVRRVLFDAGRVLVAKTVIDGRPALKLTLLNPETTAEQVLAGLELVRAAAAALHDTGALDALDLDLDSADLRSADLNQEVAR; the protein is encoded by the coding sequence GTGTCCCACCTGCTCACCTCCGCGACCGCGGACCGCTACGCCGAGGCCGTGCACGACACGATCGACGCGATCGCGACCCGGCTGCGCGGCATCCGCCAGCCCTTCTCCGGTGCGAGCCGCGACGAGCTGCAGTCGCTCGTCGACGCCACCGACCTCGACGGCGACGGCGTCGGAACCCGCGCCGCGATGGCCGAGATCGACGAGGTCTTCGCCGCGAACGCGATCTGGTTCCACGACCCCGGCTACCTCGCCCACCTCAACTGCCCGGTCGCGCTGCCCGCGGTCGCCGCCGAGGCGGTGCTCGCCGCCATCAACAGCTCGGTCGACACCTACGACCAGTCGACGATCGGCACGCTCATGGAGCGCCGGCTGATCGACTGGACAGCCGGGCGGATCGGGTTCGGCTCGGCGCCTGCGCGCGGCACGGCCGCGGCGAGCGGCGCCGACGGCGCCAGCGAGACGGATGCCGCCCCCACCCCCGACGGCGTCTTCACCTCGGGCGGATCGCAGTCGAACCTGCAGGCGCTGCTGCTCGCGCGCGAGTCGACGCTCGCCCGCGTCCAGGCCGCCGCGGATGCCGGCGACGACACCCGCCGCCCCGCCCTGCTCGGGCGCATGTCGATCCTCGCGACCGAGAACTCGCACTTCAGCGTGCAGAAGTCGGCGCTGCTGCTCGGGCTGGCCGACGACGCGGTCGTGAGCGTTCCGACCGACGCCGCCGGCCGCCTCGAACCGGCCGCCCTGCGCGCGAGCCTCGCCGCCGTGGCCGCCGCGGGCCGCATCCCGATGGCCGTCGTCGCGACCGCCGGCACCACCGACCGCGGCACGATCGACCCGCTCGCCGAGATCGCCGACGCCGCCCGCGCGGTCGGCGCCTGGATGCACGTGGATGCCGCCTACGGCTGCGGCCTGCTCGTCAGCCACGAGCACCGGCAGCGACTGACCGGCGTCGAGCGCGCCGATTCGGTGACCGTCGACTATCACAAGAGCTTCTTCCAGCCGGTGTCGTCGAGCGCGCTGATCGTGCGCGACGGCCGCGAGCTGACGCGCATAGCCTGGCACGCCGACTACCTCAACCCGCTCGCGAACGCCGAGCCGAACCAGGTCGACAAGTCGCTGCAGACCACTCGCCGTCTCGACGCGCTCAAGCTCTGGGCGACGCTGCGGGCGCTCGGCGCCGACGAGCTCGGGCGCATGTTCGACACGACCCTCGCGACCACGCAGCGGGTGCACGCGCGCCTCGCCGACGACGAGGAGCTGCGCCTGCTGAGCCCGACCCAGCTGAGCACGGTGATCTTCCGCTGGCAGCCCGAGGGCGTGACGGATGCCGAGGCCGACCGTCTCGTGCCGCTCGTGCGCCGCGTGCTCTTCGACGCGGGCCGCGTGCTCGTCGCGAAGACCGTGATCGACGGCCGACCGGCGCTCAAGCTCACGCTGCTCAACCCCGAGACGACGGCCGAGCAGGTGCTCGCCGGGCTCGAGCTGGTGCGCGCCGCGGCCGCCGCGCTGCACGACACCGGGGCGCTCGACGCCCTCGACCTCGACCTCGACAGCGCCGATCTGCGCAGCGCCGACCTGAACCAGGAGGTGGCGCGATGA
- a CDS encoding TM2 domain-containing protein, with amino-acid sequence MSDQIPLPPNPAGSPAPVGPPAPVGPPNPAGQPAPAGKSFLITWLLALLLGGLGVDRFYLGFVGTGILKLVTFGGFGIWTLIDLILTLTGARRDRQGAPLVSTPQQRGIAWGASAAVIVLSLIVSGVSAASGGRPSAAPRGGDTGIETTAPAASDESSSTAAPTKTSAPDPSAAAAKWADSSFGTFAPIDQSGSGDGLVTLPEGAKGALVTATHQGSRNFALMVLDANNQSTGELLVNTIGGYSGTTAYGLNALTAGVRLQITADGPWTLHIAPLSTAPALAPSGTGDAVFLYSGKAGALTASHSGSRNFIVQEETGSAFSIGLLINTIGAYQGTVPLTKGPSIVTVAADGAWTLAVS; translated from the coding sequence GTGTCTGACCAGATCCCCCTCCCGCCGAACCCCGCCGGCTCCCCCGCGCCCGTCGGCCCGCCCGCACCCGTCGGCCCGCCGAACCCGGCCGGCCAGCCCGCGCCGGCCGGCAAGAGCTTCCTCATCACCTGGCTGCTCGCCCTGCTGCTCGGCGGGCTCGGCGTCGACCGCTTCTACCTCGGATTCGTCGGCACCGGCATCCTCAAGCTCGTCACCTTCGGCGGCTTCGGCATCTGGACGCTGATCGACCTGATCCTCACCCTCACCGGGGCGCGCCGTGACAGGCAGGGCGCCCCGCTGGTCAGCACCCCGCAGCAGCGCGGCATCGCCTGGGGCGCGAGCGCCGCGGTCATCGTGCTCAGCCTGATCGTCAGCGGCGTGAGCGCCGCGAGTGGCGGGCGTCCCTCGGCGGCACCGCGCGGCGGCGACACGGGAATCGAGACGACGGCACCCGCCGCATCCGACGAGAGCTCGAGCACAGCCGCGCCGACGAAGACCAGTGCCCCCGACCCGAGTGCCGCCGCCGCGAAATGGGCCGACTCGAGCTTCGGAACCTTCGCCCCGATCGACCAGAGCGGTTCGGGCGACGGCCTCGTCACGCTGCCCGAGGGCGCGAAGGGCGCGCTCGTGACCGCGACTCACCAGGGCTCGCGCAACTTCGCTCTGATGGTGCTGGATGCGAACAACCAATCGACCGGCGAGCTGCTCGTGAACACGATCGGCGGCTACAGCGGCACGACCGCGTACGGACTCAACGCCCTCACTGCCGGCGTGCGCCTGCAGATCACCGCCGACGGGCCGTGGACGCTGCACATCGCCCCGCTGTCGACCGCCCCGGCGCTGGCGCCGAGCGGAACCGGCGATGCGGTGTTCCTCTACTCGGGCAAGGCCGGCGCCCTCACGGCCTCGCACAGCGGCTCGCGCAACTTCATCGTTCAGGAGGAGACCGGCAGCGCGTTCTCGATCGGCCTGCTGATCAACACGATCGGCGCCTACCAGGGCACGGTCCCGCTGACCAAGGGACCGTCGATCGTCACCGTCGCCGCCGACGGGGCGTGGACGCTCGCGGTCAGCTGA
- a CDS encoding lysine N(6)-hydroxylase/L-ornithine N(5)-oxygenase family protein, giving the protein MSAPATPHIHDLAAVGADGSTPHIHDLVGVGIGPFNLGLACLTAPLDDVDAVFLDAAEGFAWHHGMMLDGATIQVPFLADLVSMADPTSPYSFLNWLKQTGRLYPFYIREDVYPLRAEYDAYCRWASEQLPNLHWGRRVVSIEHDEALDAYRVTSEVAATGTTETVIGRHLALGVGTRPIVPAPLRGLPGPVVHSSDYLPSKERLQSASSVTVVDSGQSAAEIYLDLLEGARDGGYRVEWITRSPRFFPMEYTKLTLEMTSPEYTDHFHALPTELRDAVGREQRSLYKGISGELVNEIYDTLYRLSASGPVPTTLLSDTEVLGAEW; this is encoded by the coding sequence ATGAGCGCACCCGCGACCCCGCACATCCACGACCTCGCCGCCGTCGGCGCCGACGGCTCGACCCCGCACATCCACGACCTCGTCGGCGTCGGCATCGGCCCCTTCAACCTCGGCCTCGCCTGCCTGACCGCACCGCTCGACGACGTCGACGCGGTCTTCCTGGACGCAGCCGAGGGCTTCGCCTGGCACCACGGCATGATGCTCGACGGCGCGACGATCCAGGTGCCGTTCCTGGCCGACCTCGTGTCGATGGCCGACCCGACCTCGCCCTACTCCTTCCTCAACTGGCTGAAGCAGACCGGGCGGCTGTACCCCTTCTACATCCGTGAAGACGTCTACCCGCTGCGCGCCGAGTACGACGCCTACTGCCGCTGGGCGTCCGAGCAGCTGCCGAACCTGCACTGGGGCCGCCGCGTCGTCAGCATCGAGCACGACGAGGCCCTGGATGCCTACCGCGTCACGAGCGAGGTCGCCGCGACCGGAACGACCGAGACCGTGATCGGACGCCACCTCGCGCTCGGCGTCGGAACCCGTCCGATCGTCCCCGCTCCGCTGCGCGGACTGCCGGGGCCGGTGGTGCACAGCTCCGACTACCTGCCGTCGAAGGAGCGCCTGCAGTCCGCCTCCTCGGTCACGGTCGTCGACAGCGGGCAGTCGGCCGCCGAGATCTACCTCGACCTGCTCGAGGGCGCCCGCGACGGCGGCTACCGGGTCGAGTGGATCACGCGATCGCCGCGCTTCTTCCCCATGGAGTACACGAAGCTCACGCTCGAGATGACGAGCCCCGAGTACACCGACCACTTCCACGCCCTGCCGACCGAGCTGCGCGACGCCGTCGGCCGCGAGCAGCGCTCGCTCTACAAGGGCATCTCGGGCGAGCTCGTCAACGAGATCTACGACACCCTCTACCGGCTCAGCGCGAGCGGCCCGGTGCCGACGACGCTGCTCAGCGACACCGAGGTGCTCGGCGCCGAATGGTAG